TCCGGGAGGCGCTCGGCGATCATCCCGACGGCGGCGAGATTGCCGGCGAAGTACGGCGCCTGCCGCTTGGCGACGATCGGGCGCGCCTGCCACGCGAACGTCACGGTAGCCAGCACGACGGCCGCGACGCGCGCCGCCGAGCGCCGCGAGTCCCACAGCGCGCCGATCACGATCCCCGCGAACAGCGCGGCGCCCGGAAGCACGATCGGCAAGTAGCGCCGCATCGACCATGGCTGGTAGTCCGCCACGCGCGGGCTCGGAACGAAGACGAGGGCAACCAACACGACGAGGATCACGGCGAGCCGCCCCGCCCGGCCGCCCCTCCGCCAGCCGACCCCGAGGCCGACGACGGCGAGCGCGAAGCCGAGGGGCGAGAGCGAGCTCGCGAGCCACCCGAGATGGCGGACCGTGTCCATGCGGCCGCCGATCCGGAGATAGAGCGCGACCATCGCGACCGTCGCACACGCAACGAAGAATCGCAGCGTCGTGCGTCCTGGAGCCCATCCCCGCCAGGCCGCGGCGATCGCGACCGAGAGGGGCAGGATGGGCGCGAGCACGAGGAGGCAGAGGATCCGCCCATCGCCGAGCGCGGGTAGCAGCGCGAGCGTGAAGCGGGCACGCGCCAGCGCCAGGTCGTTCCAGAGATACGCGACGTGATGGTTCGGCGAGCCCACCAGGCCGACGGCCGCGATCCCGCCCGTGCCGAGGGCACCCGCCACGACGGCGGCGAGCTCGCGCCGCGAGACCGGGCTCCAGAGCGCCCACCAGGCGAGCGCGCCGATCGCGAAGAGCAGCGTCTCGGCGCGCGCGACGCCGCCGAGGCCGAGCATCACGCCGGCGGCGAACGGCGCGCCGCGGCCGAGGAACACGAGCCCGCCCCAGACGAACGCGATCGTGAGCGGCTCCGACATCGCGAAGCGCCCGAACCACCAGACGGCGAAGTTGCCGAGGAACACGAGCGCCGTCGGGAGGACGGCGGCGGCCCCGAGCATCTCGCCGGCGAGGAGCGCGAGCGCCCAGGTCGCCAGGCCGATCGTCAGCGGCGCGGCGATCGGCGCCCACGACGCGCCGCCGATCGCCGAGAGGATGCCCGTCCAGCTCGACAGCAGCGGGAAGAACGCCGGCAGGGCGGTCGGCGCGTCGCGACGCTCCTTCAGGAGTCCGCCGGGGAGCCGGACGTAGGGTCCCCGGTCGAGGAATCCGACGCTCATGAAGAGCGAGCGGCGGAGATCGGCGGGAAGCCCGGGCCCGACGCCGTCGGTCACCTCGTACGCGCCGGTGCGCGCGAGATGCACGCCGGCGTCCACGTACATCGTGGAGTCGGACGCCGCCATGAACGTCTCGAACGGCGGCCACGGCCAGGCGCACGCCGCGAGCCCCGCCGCGCAGGCGGTGAGCCGCAGGCGCCGCACCGCCGCCCGGGGCGCCTCCGTCGCCGCGCGCCCGCGGAGCAGCCCGACGGCCGACGCGACGAGCGCGACGCCGCCGAGCGCCGCGGCGATCGCGCCGAGGGAGAACGCGCCCTCCCGCGCCAGCACGACCGCGACGACCGAGGTCGCCGCGAGGCCCCACCAGACGATCGCGAAGAGGTCCACCGGGGCCGGTCCGAGCCGCGCCACCGTCCAACCCGAGAGCGCCAACGGCACCAGCAGGGTCGCCGCGCGGACGACGACGGCGGGATCAGTCACGCGCCGCCGTCGAAGGAGCGGGCATGCGCGGCGCCAACCGCGCCCCGTCGGGAGCGAAGATGCGCGCGCGCCCCATGCCGCACTTCGCGAGACGGAACTGCAGCGACGTGCGCAGGACCCCGATGCCGTAGATCGTGCTGCGGCGGAAGTCGATCGACGACGCCTCGGCGAAGTACTTGGCCGGACACGACACCTCGCCGATGCTGAAGCCGAAGTAGGCGATCTGGGCCAGCATCTGGTTGTCGAACACGAAGTCGTCGGAGTTCTCGAGGAGCGGGAGCGTCTCGAGCACCCGGCGCGAGAAGGCGCGATAGCCGGTGTGATACTCGGAGAGCTTCTTCCCGAGGAGGACGTTCTGGAAGAACGTCAGAACGCGGTTGGCCACGTACTTGTACCTCGGCATGCCCCCAACGAGCGCCCCGTCCGACAGCACGCGCGAGCCGAGCACGACGTCGTACTGGCCGACCGCGACGAGCGACGCCATCGCGACCAGCAGCTTCGGGGTGTACTGGTAATCGGGGTGCAGCATCACCACCACGTCCGCGCCGCACTCGAGCGCGGCGCGATAGCAGGTCTTCTGATTGCCCCCGTACCCGAGGTTCTTCGCGTGCACGATCGTCGGGATGCCGAGTGAGCGCGCGACCTCGACGGTGCGGTCGGAGCTCCCGTCGTCGACGAGGAGGACGTCGTCGATGTAGGCGCGCGGGATCTCGGCATGGGTTTGCCGGAGGGTGAGCTCGGCGTTATACGCCGGCAACACCACGACGATGCGCTTGCCGAAGAGCATGGGACGCCGGCCTCGATACCACGAAGTTCCCGTGAGGTCTCGCCGGTGCGGACGCTGATCGTCGGCGCCTCCGGGCTCGTCGGCGGCGCGCTCCGCGCCGAGCTTCCCGAGGCGGCGGGCACCCATTTCCGGAACGCCGTACCCGGACTCGTGCCGCTCGACATCACGGACGCGGCGGGGGTCGATGCCCTCGTCGACCGGCTCCGGCCGGAGCTGATCCTGCTGCCGGCCGCCGAGCCCGCCGTCGACCGCTGCGAGACCGAGGCGGCGGAGTCGGAGCGGGTGAACGTCCGCGGCACGGGCAACGTGGCGCGGGCGGCGGCGCGGGTCGGCGCCCGCATGGTCTACTTCTCGAGCGACTACGTGTTCGACGGCGCCGCCGGCCCCTACGAGGTCGACGCCGCGCCGCACCCGATCAACGCCTACGGCCGCCACAAGCTCGCCGCCGAGGAGCTCGTGCGCGCGACGGTCGCCGACCACCTGATCGTCCGGGTGTGCGGCGTCTACGGCTACCAGCCGGAAGGCAAGAACTTCGTGATGGCGCTCGCGCGCCTCGGCGCCGCGAAGCAGCCGATGCGGGTGCCAAGCGACCAATGGGGAACCCCGACCTACGCCCCGAACCTGGCCGCCGCCGTACGCGAGCTCGCCGCGTCCGGTCACCGCGGCATCGTGCATCCGGTCGGCCCCGACTATCTGACCCGCATCGACTTCGCGCGCCTCGCGGCCGAGGTGCTGGGCCTCGACGACGCGTTCCTCGTGCCGGTGACGACGCCCGAGCTACGCCAGCCCGCGGCCCGGCCGCTGCGCGCGGGGGTCGACAATCGCTCCACGCAGTTGCTCCTGCGCGCGACGCGCCTCGTCGGTGCCCGCGAGGGCCTCGGCCTCATGCGCCGCCGCCTCGAAGCCGCTGCCGCGTCGTGAGGAGCCGATGGCGCCGTCGTGGGTCGCGCGCTGCCGGCCGGCGCGGGGGGACGCCGCGGACGTCGTCACCACGAGCGATCCCGAGCGCGTCGCCTCCTACCTGACCGACGCCGCCCGCGTGCCGGGGGGCCACACACCGGCCGTGTCCTTCCCCGGGAGCGAAGCGGCCGTCGCGGCGCTCCTCGCAGCGGGCGCGCCCGTGCTGGCCGTCGGCGCGCAGTCGTCGCTCACCGGGGGCGCGACGCCGCGCGGCGAGCGATTGCTCTCGACCGCTCGCCTGACCGCGATCGGGCCGGCCGCCCCAGGAAGCGTCACCGTCGCGCCCGGCGTCGTGCTCGCCGACCTCGCGCGGACGCTCGCGGCGCGCGGCCAATGGTACCCGCCGATGCCGACCTACGACGGCGCCACCATCGGCGGCAGCATCGCCACCAACGCCGCCGGCGCCGCGACCT
This DNA window, taken from Deltaproteobacteria bacterium, encodes the following:
- a CDS encoding SDR family oxidoreductase, producing the protein MRTLIVGASGLVGGALRAELPEAAGTHFRNAVPGLVPLDITDAAGVDALVDRLRPELILLPAAEPAVDRCETEAAESERVNVRGTGNVARAAARVGARMVYFSSDYVFDGAAGPYEVDAAPHPINAYGRHKLAAEELVRATVADHLIVRVCGVYGYQPEGKNFVMALARLGAAKQPMRVPSDQWGTPTYAPNLAAAVRELAASGHRGIVHPVGPDYLTRIDFARLAAEVLGLDDAFLVPVTTPELRQPAARPLRAGVDNRSTQLLLRATRLVGAREGLGLMRRRLEAAAAS
- a CDS encoding glycosyltransferase family 2 protein — its product is MLFGKRIVVVLPAYNAELTLRQTHAEIPRAYIDDVLLVDDGSSDRTVEVARSLGIPTIVHAKNLGYGGNQKTCYRAALECGADVVVMLHPDYQYTPKLLVAMASLVAVGQYDVVLGSRVLSDGALVGGMPRYKYVANRVLTFFQNVLLGKKLSEYHTGYRAFSRRVLETLPLLENSDDFVFDNQMLAQIAYFGFSIGEVSCPAKYFAEASSIDFRRSTIYGIGVLRTSLQFRLAKCGMGRARIFAPDGARLAPRMPAPSTAARD